In Tursiops truncatus isolate mTurTru1 chromosome 19, mTurTru1.mat.Y, whole genome shotgun sequence, a genomic segment contains:
- the DHX38 gene encoding pre-mRNA-splicing factor ATP-dependent RNA helicase PRP16 isoform X1 encodes MEDTSEDASIHRLEGTDVDSQVGGLIFKTKSASSEQHVFKAPAPRPSLLGLDLLASLKRREREEKDDGEDKKKSRISSYKDWEESKDDQKDAEEEGSDQAGHSSRKDRHYRSARVETPSHPGGVSEEFWERSRQREREWREHGVYASSKEEKDRKKERSRDRDCDRKRDRDERDRNRHSSRSERDGGSERSGRRNEPESPRHRPKDAATPSRSTWDEEDSGYGSSKRSQWESPSPTPSYRDSERSHRLSSRDRDRSVRSRYSDDTPLPTPSYKYNEWADDRRHLGSTPRLSRGRGRREDGEEGISFDTEEERQQWEDDQRQADRDWYMMDEGYDEFHNPLAYSSEDYVRRREQHLHKQKQKRISAQRRQINEDNERWETNRMLTSGVVHRLEVDDDFEEDSAAKVHLMVHNLVPPFLDGRIVFTKQPEPVIPVKDATSDLAIIARKGSQTVRKHREQKERKKAQHKHWELAGTKLGDIMGVKKEEEPDKALTEDGKVDYRTEQKFADHMKKKSEASSEFAKKKSILEQRQYLPIFAVQQELLTIIRDNSIVIVVGETGSGKTTQLTQYLHEDGYTDYGMIGCTQPRRVAAMSVAKRVSEEMGGNLGEEVGYAIRFEDCTSESTLIKYMTDGILLRESLREADLDHYSAIIMDEAHERSLNTDVLFGLLREVVARRSDLKLIVTSATMDAEKFASFFGNVPIFHIPGRTFPVDILFSKTPQEDYVEAAVKQSLQVHLSGAPGDILIFMPGQEDIEVTSDQIVEHLEELENAPALAVLPIYSQLPSDLQAKIFQKAPDGVRKCIVATNIAETSLTVDGIMFVIDSGYCKLKVFNPRIGMDALQIYPISQANANQRSGRAGRTGPGQCFRLYTQSAYKNELLTTTVPEIQRTNLANVVLLLKSLGVQDLLQFHFMDPPPEDNMLNSMYQLWILGALDNTGGLTSTGRLMVEFPLDPALSKMLIVSCDMGCSSEILLIVSMLSVPAIFYRPKGREEESDQIREKFAVPESDHLTYLNVYLQWKNNNYSTIWCNDHFIHAKAMRKVREVRAQLKDIMVQQRMSLASCGTDWDIVRKCICAAYFHQAAKLKGIGEYVNIRTGMPCHLHPTSSLFGMGYTPDYIVYHELVMTTKEYMQCVTAVDGEWLAELGPMFYSVKQAGKSRQENRRRAKEEASAMEEEMALAEEQLRARRQEQEKRSPLGSVRSTKIYTPGRKEQGEPMTPRRTPARFGL; translated from the exons ATGGAGGACACCAGCGAGGATGCCTCGATCCATCGATTGGAAGGCACTGATGTGGACTCCCAGGTTGGCGGTCTTATTTTCAAGACCAAAAGTGCATCTAGTGAGCAGCATGTCTTCAAGGCCCCTGCTCCCCGCCCTTCATTGCTGGGACTAGACTTGTTGGCTTCCctgaaaaggagggagagagaggagaaggatgATGGGGAGGACAAGAAGAAGTCCAGaatctcttcctataaggactgGGAAGAGAGCAAGGACGACCAGAAGGATGCTGAGGAGGAGGGCAGTGACCAGGCTGGCCACAGTAGCCGGAAAGACAG ACATTATCGATCTGCTCGGGTAGAGACTCCATCCCATCCTGGTGGTGTGAGTGAAGAGTTTTGGGAACGCAGTCGGCAGAGAGAGCGGGAGTGGCGGGAACATGGTGTCTACGCCTCgtccaaagaagaaaaggatCGGAAGAAGGAGAGGTCGAGGGATCGAGACTGTGACCGCAAGAGAGACAGAG ATGAGCGGGATAGAAACAGGCACAGCAGCAGGTCGGAGCGAGATGGAGGGTCAGAGCGCAGCGGCAGAAGAAACGAACCTGAGAGCCCCCGACACCGGCCTAAAG ATGCAGCCACCCCTTCAAGGTCTACCTGGGATGAGGAGGACAGTGGCTATGGCTCCTCCAAGCGCTCACAGTGGGAATCGCCCTCCCCAACACCTTCCTATCGGGATTCTGAGCGGAGTCATCGGCTGTCCAGTCGAGATAGGGACAG GTCTGTGAGGAGCAGGTACTCGGATGACACACCTCTGCCAACCCCATCCTACAAATACAATGAGTGGGCCGATGACAGAAGACATCTGGGGTCCACCCCACGTCTGTCCAGGGGCCGAG GGAGACGTGAGGATGGCGAAGAAGGAATTTCATTCGACACAGAAGAGGAGCGGCAGCAATGGGAGGATGACCAGAGG CAAGCTGACCGGGATTGGTACATGATGGATGAGGGATACGATGAGTTCCACAACCCCCTGGCCTACTCCTCTGAGGACTACGTGAGGAGGCGGGAGCAGCATCTGCACAAACAGAAGCAGAAGCGCATTTCGGCTCAGCGGAGGCAGATCAATGAG GATAACGAACGCTGGGAGACCAACCGCATGCTCACCAGCGGGGTGGTGCATCGGCTGGAGGTGGACGACGACTTTGAAGAGGACAGTGCAGCCAAGGTCCATCTGATGGTGCATAACCTGGTGCCTCCCTTTCTGGACGGGCGCATCGTCTTCACCAAGCAG CCAGAGCCTGTGATTCCAGTCAAGGACGCCACTTCTGACCTGGCCATTATCGCTAGAAAAGGCAGTCAAACGGTGCGGAAGCACAGGGAGCAAAAGGAACGCAAAAAG gCTCAACACAAACACTGGGAATTGGCTGGAACCAAACTGGGAGATATAATGGGTGTCAAAAAAGAGGAAGAGCCGGATAAAGCTCTGACAGAGGACGGTAAAGTGGACTACAG GACAGAGCAGAAGTTTGCAGACCACATGAAGAAAAAGAGCGAAGCCAGCAGTGAATTCGCAAAGAAGAAGTCTATTCTGGAGCAGAGGCAGTACCTGCCCAtctttgctgtgcagcaggaaCTGCTCACGATTATCAG AGATAATAGCATCGTGATCGTGGTTGGGGAGACAGGGAGTGGTAAGACCACTCAGCTGACCCAGTACCTGCATGAAGACGGTTACACGGACTATGGGATGATCGGGTGCACCCAGCCCCGCCGTGTGGCTGCCATGTCAGTGGCGAAGAGAGTCAGTGAAGAGATGGGGGGCAACCTTGGTGAGGAG GTGGGTTATGCCATCCGTTTCGAAGACTGCACTTCAGAAAGCACCTTGATCAAGTACATGACTGATGGAATCCTGCTGCGAGAGTCCCTCCGGGAAGCGGACCTGGATCACTACAGCGCCATCATCATGGATGAGGCCCACGAGCGCTCCCTCAACACCGACGTGCTCTTTGGGCTGCTCCGGGAG GTGGTGGCTCGGCGCTCAGACCTGAAGCTCATCGTCACATCGGCCACCATGGATGCAGAgaaatttgcttccttttttggGAATGTCCCCATCTTCCATATCCCTGGTCGTACCTTCCCTGTTGACATCCTCTTCAGCAAG ACCCCCCAGGAGGATTATGTGGAGGCCGCAGTGAAGCAGTCTCTGCAGGTGCATCTGTCGGGGGCCCCCGGGGACATCCTTATCTTCATGCCTGGCCAAGAGGACATCGAG GTGACCTCAGACCAGATTGTGGAGCATCTGGAAGAACTGGAGAACGCGCCCGCCTTGGCTGTGCTGCCCATCTATTCCCAGCTGCCTTCTGACCTCCAGGCCAAAATCTTCCAGAAG GCTCCGGATGGCGTTCGGAAGTGTATTGTTGCCACCAACATTGCTGAGACCTCTCTGACTGTCGATGGCATCATGTTTGTTATTGATTCTGGTTATTGTAAACTAAAG GTCTTCAACCCCAGGATTGGCATGGATGCTCTGCAGATCTACCCCATCAGCCAGGCCAATGCCAACCAGAGGTCGGGGCGAGCCGGCAGGACGGGCCCAGGTCAGTGTTTCAG GCTCTACACCCAGAGCGCCTACAAGAATGAGCTCTTGACCACCACGGTGCCCGAGATCCAGCGGACCAACCTGGCCAACGTGGTGCTGCTGCTCAAGTCCCTGGGGGTGCAGGACCTGCTGCAGTTCCACTTCATGGACCCGCCCCCGGAGGACAACATGCTCAACTCCATGTATCAGCTCTGGATCCTCGGGGCCCTGGACAACACAG GCGGTCTGACCTCGACCGGGCGGCTGATGGTGGAGTTCCCGCTGGACCCGGCCCTGTCCAAGATGCTCATCGTGTCCTGTGACATGGGCTGCAGCTCCGAGATCCTGCTCATCGTCTCCATGCTCTCGGTCCCAGCCATCTTCTACAGGCCCAAG GGCCGAGAGGAGGAGAGCGATCAAATCCGGGAGAAGTTCGCAGTCCCTGAGAGTGACCATCTGACCTACCTGAATGTCTACCTGCAGTGGAAGAACAACAATTACTCTACCATCTGGTGTAACGATCATTTCATCCATGCCAAGGCCATGCGGAAG GTCCGGGAGGTGCGGGCTCAGCTCAAGGACATCATGGTGCAGCAGCGGATGAGCCTGGCCTCGTGTGGCACCGACTGGGACATTGTCAGAAAGTGTATCTGTGCTGCCTATTTCCACCAGGCAGCCAAGCTCAAG GGAATCGGGGAGTATGTGAATATCCGGACAGGCATGCCCTGCCACCTGCACCCCACCAGCTCCCTCTTTGGAATGGGCTACACCCCAGACTACATTGTGTATCACGAGTTGGTCATGACCACCAAG GAGTACATGCAGTGTGTGACTGCTGTGGACGGAGAGTGGCTGGCAGAGCTGGGCCCCATGTTCTACAGCGTGAAACAGGCAGGAAAGTCTCGGCAG GAGAACCGCCGACGGGCCAAAGAGGAAGCCTCTGCCATGGAGGAGGAGATGGCACTGGCCGAGGAGCAGCTGCGGGCCCGGCGGCAGGAGCAGGAAAAGCGCAGTCCCCTGGGTAGTGTCAG GTCTACAAAGATCTACACCCCAGGTCGGAAAGAGCAAGGGGAACCCATGACCCCTCGCCGCACACCAGCCCGCTTTGGGCTCTGA
- the DHX38 gene encoding pre-mRNA-splicing factor ATP-dependent RNA helicase PRP16 isoform X2 codes for MEDTSEDASIHRLEGTDVDSQVGGLIFKTKSASSEQHVFKAPAPRPSLLGLDLLASLKRREREEKDDGEDKKKSRISSYKDWEESKDDQKDAEEEGSDQAGHSSRKDRHYRSARVETPSHPGGVSEEFWERSRQREREWREHGVYASSKEEKDRKKERSRDRDCDRKRDRDAATPSRSTWDEEDSGYGSSKRSQWESPSPTPSYRDSERSHRLSSRDRDRSVRSRYSDDTPLPTPSYKYNEWADDRRHLGSTPRLSRGRGRREDGEEGISFDTEEERQQWEDDQRQADRDWYMMDEGYDEFHNPLAYSSEDYVRRREQHLHKQKQKRISAQRRQINEDNERWETNRMLTSGVVHRLEVDDDFEEDSAAKVHLMVHNLVPPFLDGRIVFTKQPEPVIPVKDATSDLAIIARKGSQTVRKHREQKERKKAQHKHWELAGTKLGDIMGVKKEEEPDKALTEDGKVDYRTEQKFADHMKKKSEASSEFAKKKSILEQRQYLPIFAVQQELLTIIRDNSIVIVVGETGSGKTTQLTQYLHEDGYTDYGMIGCTQPRRVAAMSVAKRVSEEMGGNLGEEVGYAIRFEDCTSESTLIKYMTDGILLRESLREADLDHYSAIIMDEAHERSLNTDVLFGLLREVVARRSDLKLIVTSATMDAEKFASFFGNVPIFHIPGRTFPVDILFSKTPQEDYVEAAVKQSLQVHLSGAPGDILIFMPGQEDIEVTSDQIVEHLEELENAPALAVLPIYSQLPSDLQAKIFQKAPDGVRKCIVATNIAETSLTVDGIMFVIDSGYCKLKVFNPRIGMDALQIYPISQANANQRSGRAGRTGPGQCFRLYTQSAYKNELLTTTVPEIQRTNLANVVLLLKSLGVQDLLQFHFMDPPPEDNMLNSMYQLWILGALDNTGGLTSTGRLMVEFPLDPALSKMLIVSCDMGCSSEILLIVSMLSVPAIFYRPKGREEESDQIREKFAVPESDHLTYLNVYLQWKNNNYSTIWCNDHFIHAKAMRKVREVRAQLKDIMVQQRMSLASCGTDWDIVRKCICAAYFHQAAKLKGIGEYVNIRTGMPCHLHPTSSLFGMGYTPDYIVYHELVMTTKEYMQCVTAVDGEWLAELGPMFYSVKQAGKSRQENRRRAKEEASAMEEEMALAEEQLRARRQEQEKRSPLGSVRSTKIYTPGRKEQGEPMTPRRTPARFGL; via the exons ATGGAGGACACCAGCGAGGATGCCTCGATCCATCGATTGGAAGGCACTGATGTGGACTCCCAGGTTGGCGGTCTTATTTTCAAGACCAAAAGTGCATCTAGTGAGCAGCATGTCTTCAAGGCCCCTGCTCCCCGCCCTTCATTGCTGGGACTAGACTTGTTGGCTTCCctgaaaaggagggagagagaggagaaggatgATGGGGAGGACAAGAAGAAGTCCAGaatctcttcctataaggactgGGAAGAGAGCAAGGACGACCAGAAGGATGCTGAGGAGGAGGGCAGTGACCAGGCTGGCCACAGTAGCCGGAAAGACAG ACATTATCGATCTGCTCGGGTAGAGACTCCATCCCATCCTGGTGGTGTGAGTGAAGAGTTTTGGGAACGCAGTCGGCAGAGAGAGCGGGAGTGGCGGGAACATGGTGTCTACGCCTCgtccaaagaagaaaaggatCGGAAGAAGGAGAGGTCGAGGGATCGAGACTGTGACCGCAAGAGAGACAGAG ATGCAGCCACCCCTTCAAGGTCTACCTGGGATGAGGAGGACAGTGGCTATGGCTCCTCCAAGCGCTCACAGTGGGAATCGCCCTCCCCAACACCTTCCTATCGGGATTCTGAGCGGAGTCATCGGCTGTCCAGTCGAGATAGGGACAG GTCTGTGAGGAGCAGGTACTCGGATGACACACCTCTGCCAACCCCATCCTACAAATACAATGAGTGGGCCGATGACAGAAGACATCTGGGGTCCACCCCACGTCTGTCCAGGGGCCGAG GGAGACGTGAGGATGGCGAAGAAGGAATTTCATTCGACACAGAAGAGGAGCGGCAGCAATGGGAGGATGACCAGAGG CAAGCTGACCGGGATTGGTACATGATGGATGAGGGATACGATGAGTTCCACAACCCCCTGGCCTACTCCTCTGAGGACTACGTGAGGAGGCGGGAGCAGCATCTGCACAAACAGAAGCAGAAGCGCATTTCGGCTCAGCGGAGGCAGATCAATGAG GATAACGAACGCTGGGAGACCAACCGCATGCTCACCAGCGGGGTGGTGCATCGGCTGGAGGTGGACGACGACTTTGAAGAGGACAGTGCAGCCAAGGTCCATCTGATGGTGCATAACCTGGTGCCTCCCTTTCTGGACGGGCGCATCGTCTTCACCAAGCAG CCAGAGCCTGTGATTCCAGTCAAGGACGCCACTTCTGACCTGGCCATTATCGCTAGAAAAGGCAGTCAAACGGTGCGGAAGCACAGGGAGCAAAAGGAACGCAAAAAG gCTCAACACAAACACTGGGAATTGGCTGGAACCAAACTGGGAGATATAATGGGTGTCAAAAAAGAGGAAGAGCCGGATAAAGCTCTGACAGAGGACGGTAAAGTGGACTACAG GACAGAGCAGAAGTTTGCAGACCACATGAAGAAAAAGAGCGAAGCCAGCAGTGAATTCGCAAAGAAGAAGTCTATTCTGGAGCAGAGGCAGTACCTGCCCAtctttgctgtgcagcaggaaCTGCTCACGATTATCAG AGATAATAGCATCGTGATCGTGGTTGGGGAGACAGGGAGTGGTAAGACCACTCAGCTGACCCAGTACCTGCATGAAGACGGTTACACGGACTATGGGATGATCGGGTGCACCCAGCCCCGCCGTGTGGCTGCCATGTCAGTGGCGAAGAGAGTCAGTGAAGAGATGGGGGGCAACCTTGGTGAGGAG GTGGGTTATGCCATCCGTTTCGAAGACTGCACTTCAGAAAGCACCTTGATCAAGTACATGACTGATGGAATCCTGCTGCGAGAGTCCCTCCGGGAAGCGGACCTGGATCACTACAGCGCCATCATCATGGATGAGGCCCACGAGCGCTCCCTCAACACCGACGTGCTCTTTGGGCTGCTCCGGGAG GTGGTGGCTCGGCGCTCAGACCTGAAGCTCATCGTCACATCGGCCACCATGGATGCAGAgaaatttgcttccttttttggGAATGTCCCCATCTTCCATATCCCTGGTCGTACCTTCCCTGTTGACATCCTCTTCAGCAAG ACCCCCCAGGAGGATTATGTGGAGGCCGCAGTGAAGCAGTCTCTGCAGGTGCATCTGTCGGGGGCCCCCGGGGACATCCTTATCTTCATGCCTGGCCAAGAGGACATCGAG GTGACCTCAGACCAGATTGTGGAGCATCTGGAAGAACTGGAGAACGCGCCCGCCTTGGCTGTGCTGCCCATCTATTCCCAGCTGCCTTCTGACCTCCAGGCCAAAATCTTCCAGAAG GCTCCGGATGGCGTTCGGAAGTGTATTGTTGCCACCAACATTGCTGAGACCTCTCTGACTGTCGATGGCATCATGTTTGTTATTGATTCTGGTTATTGTAAACTAAAG GTCTTCAACCCCAGGATTGGCATGGATGCTCTGCAGATCTACCCCATCAGCCAGGCCAATGCCAACCAGAGGTCGGGGCGAGCCGGCAGGACGGGCCCAGGTCAGTGTTTCAG GCTCTACACCCAGAGCGCCTACAAGAATGAGCTCTTGACCACCACGGTGCCCGAGATCCAGCGGACCAACCTGGCCAACGTGGTGCTGCTGCTCAAGTCCCTGGGGGTGCAGGACCTGCTGCAGTTCCACTTCATGGACCCGCCCCCGGAGGACAACATGCTCAACTCCATGTATCAGCTCTGGATCCTCGGGGCCCTGGACAACACAG GCGGTCTGACCTCGACCGGGCGGCTGATGGTGGAGTTCCCGCTGGACCCGGCCCTGTCCAAGATGCTCATCGTGTCCTGTGACATGGGCTGCAGCTCCGAGATCCTGCTCATCGTCTCCATGCTCTCGGTCCCAGCCATCTTCTACAGGCCCAAG GGCCGAGAGGAGGAGAGCGATCAAATCCGGGAGAAGTTCGCAGTCCCTGAGAGTGACCATCTGACCTACCTGAATGTCTACCTGCAGTGGAAGAACAACAATTACTCTACCATCTGGTGTAACGATCATTTCATCCATGCCAAGGCCATGCGGAAG GTCCGGGAGGTGCGGGCTCAGCTCAAGGACATCATGGTGCAGCAGCGGATGAGCCTGGCCTCGTGTGGCACCGACTGGGACATTGTCAGAAAGTGTATCTGTGCTGCCTATTTCCACCAGGCAGCCAAGCTCAAG GGAATCGGGGAGTATGTGAATATCCGGACAGGCATGCCCTGCCACCTGCACCCCACCAGCTCCCTCTTTGGAATGGGCTACACCCCAGACTACATTGTGTATCACGAGTTGGTCATGACCACCAAG GAGTACATGCAGTGTGTGACTGCTGTGGACGGAGAGTGGCTGGCAGAGCTGGGCCCCATGTTCTACAGCGTGAAACAGGCAGGAAAGTCTCGGCAG GAGAACCGCCGACGGGCCAAAGAGGAAGCCTCTGCCATGGAGGAGGAGATGGCACTGGCCGAGGAGCAGCTGCGGGCCCGGCGGCAGGAGCAGGAAAAGCGCAGTCCCCTGGGTAGTGTCAG GTCTACAAAGATCTACACCCCAGGTCGGAAAGAGCAAGGGGAACCCATGACCCCTCGCCGCACACCAGCCCGCTTTGGGCTCTGA
- the DHX38 gene encoding pre-mRNA-splicing factor ATP-dependent RNA helicase PRP16 isoform X3 has translation MEDTSEDASIHRLEGTDVDSQVGGLIFKTKSASSEQHVFKAPAPRPSLLGLDLLASLKRREREEKDDGEDKKKSRISSYKDWEESKDDQKDAEEEGSDQAGHSSRKDRHYRSARVETPSHPGGVSEEFWERSRQREREWREHGVYASSKEEKDRKKERSRDRDCDRKRDRDERDRNRHSSRSERDGGSERSGRRNEPESPRHRPKDAATPSRSTWDEEDSGYGSSKRSQWESPSPTPSYRDSERSHRLSSRDRDRSVRSRYSDDTPLPTPSYKYNEWADDRRHLGSTPRLSRGRGRREDGEEGISFDTEEERQQWEDDQRQADRDWYMMDEGYDEFHNPLAYSSEDYVRRREQHLHKQKQKRISAQRRQINEDNERWETNRMLTSGVVHRLEVDDDFEEDSAAKVHLMVHNLVPPFLDGRIVFTKQPEPVIPVKDATSDLAIIARKGSQTVRKHREQKERKKAQHKHWELAGTKLGDIMGVKKEEEPDKALTEDGKVDYRTEQKFADHMKKKSEASSEFAKKKSILEQRQYLPIFAVQQELLTIIRDNSIVIVVGETGSGKTTQLTQYLHEDGYTDYGMIGCTQPRRVAAMSVAKRVSEEMGGNLGEEVGYAIRFEDCTSESTLIKYMTDGILLRESLREADLDHYSAIIMDEAHERSLNTDVLFGLLREVVARRSDLKLIVTSATMDAEKFASFFGNVPIFHIPGRTFPVDILFSKVTSDQIVEHLEELENAPALAVLPIYSQLPSDLQAKIFQKAPDGVRKCIVATNIAETSLTVDGIMFVIDSGYCKLKVFNPRIGMDALQIYPISQANANQRSGRAGRTGPGQCFRLYTQSAYKNELLTTTVPEIQRTNLANVVLLLKSLGVQDLLQFHFMDPPPEDNMLNSMYQLWILGALDNTGGLTSTGRLMVEFPLDPALSKMLIVSCDMGCSSEILLIVSMLSVPAIFYRPKGREEESDQIREKFAVPESDHLTYLNVYLQWKNNNYSTIWCNDHFIHAKAMRKVREVRAQLKDIMVQQRMSLASCGTDWDIVRKCICAAYFHQAAKLKGIGEYVNIRTGMPCHLHPTSSLFGMGYTPDYIVYHELVMTTKEYMQCVTAVDGEWLAELGPMFYSVKQAGKSRQENRRRAKEEASAMEEEMALAEEQLRARRQEQEKRSPLGSVRSTKIYTPGRKEQGEPMTPRRTPARFGL, from the exons ATGGAGGACACCAGCGAGGATGCCTCGATCCATCGATTGGAAGGCACTGATGTGGACTCCCAGGTTGGCGGTCTTATTTTCAAGACCAAAAGTGCATCTAGTGAGCAGCATGTCTTCAAGGCCCCTGCTCCCCGCCCTTCATTGCTGGGACTAGACTTGTTGGCTTCCctgaaaaggagggagagagaggagaaggatgATGGGGAGGACAAGAAGAAGTCCAGaatctcttcctataaggactgGGAAGAGAGCAAGGACGACCAGAAGGATGCTGAGGAGGAGGGCAGTGACCAGGCTGGCCACAGTAGCCGGAAAGACAG ACATTATCGATCTGCTCGGGTAGAGACTCCATCCCATCCTGGTGGTGTGAGTGAAGAGTTTTGGGAACGCAGTCGGCAGAGAGAGCGGGAGTGGCGGGAACATGGTGTCTACGCCTCgtccaaagaagaaaaggatCGGAAGAAGGAGAGGTCGAGGGATCGAGACTGTGACCGCAAGAGAGACAGAG ATGAGCGGGATAGAAACAGGCACAGCAGCAGGTCGGAGCGAGATGGAGGGTCAGAGCGCAGCGGCAGAAGAAACGAACCTGAGAGCCCCCGACACCGGCCTAAAG ATGCAGCCACCCCTTCAAGGTCTACCTGGGATGAGGAGGACAGTGGCTATGGCTCCTCCAAGCGCTCACAGTGGGAATCGCCCTCCCCAACACCTTCCTATCGGGATTCTGAGCGGAGTCATCGGCTGTCCAGTCGAGATAGGGACAG GTCTGTGAGGAGCAGGTACTCGGATGACACACCTCTGCCAACCCCATCCTACAAATACAATGAGTGGGCCGATGACAGAAGACATCTGGGGTCCACCCCACGTCTGTCCAGGGGCCGAG GGAGACGTGAGGATGGCGAAGAAGGAATTTCATTCGACACAGAAGAGGAGCGGCAGCAATGGGAGGATGACCAGAGG CAAGCTGACCGGGATTGGTACATGATGGATGAGGGATACGATGAGTTCCACAACCCCCTGGCCTACTCCTCTGAGGACTACGTGAGGAGGCGGGAGCAGCATCTGCACAAACAGAAGCAGAAGCGCATTTCGGCTCAGCGGAGGCAGATCAATGAG GATAACGAACGCTGGGAGACCAACCGCATGCTCACCAGCGGGGTGGTGCATCGGCTGGAGGTGGACGACGACTTTGAAGAGGACAGTGCAGCCAAGGTCCATCTGATGGTGCATAACCTGGTGCCTCCCTTTCTGGACGGGCGCATCGTCTTCACCAAGCAG CCAGAGCCTGTGATTCCAGTCAAGGACGCCACTTCTGACCTGGCCATTATCGCTAGAAAAGGCAGTCAAACGGTGCGGAAGCACAGGGAGCAAAAGGAACGCAAAAAG gCTCAACACAAACACTGGGAATTGGCTGGAACCAAACTGGGAGATATAATGGGTGTCAAAAAAGAGGAAGAGCCGGATAAAGCTCTGACAGAGGACGGTAAAGTGGACTACAG GACAGAGCAGAAGTTTGCAGACCACATGAAGAAAAAGAGCGAAGCCAGCAGTGAATTCGCAAAGAAGAAGTCTATTCTGGAGCAGAGGCAGTACCTGCCCAtctttgctgtgcagcaggaaCTGCTCACGATTATCAG AGATAATAGCATCGTGATCGTGGTTGGGGAGACAGGGAGTGGTAAGACCACTCAGCTGACCCAGTACCTGCATGAAGACGGTTACACGGACTATGGGATGATCGGGTGCACCCAGCCCCGCCGTGTGGCTGCCATGTCAGTGGCGAAGAGAGTCAGTGAAGAGATGGGGGGCAACCTTGGTGAGGAG GTGGGTTATGCCATCCGTTTCGAAGACTGCACTTCAGAAAGCACCTTGATCAAGTACATGACTGATGGAATCCTGCTGCGAGAGTCCCTCCGGGAAGCGGACCTGGATCACTACAGCGCCATCATCATGGATGAGGCCCACGAGCGCTCCCTCAACACCGACGTGCTCTTTGGGCTGCTCCGGGAG GTGGTGGCTCGGCGCTCAGACCTGAAGCTCATCGTCACATCGGCCACCATGGATGCAGAgaaatttgcttccttttttggGAATGTCCCCATCTTCCATATCCCTGGTCGTACCTTCCCTGTTGACATCCTCTTCAGCAAG GTGACCTCAGACCAGATTGTGGAGCATCTGGAAGAACTGGAGAACGCGCCCGCCTTGGCTGTGCTGCCCATCTATTCCCAGCTGCCTTCTGACCTCCAGGCCAAAATCTTCCAGAAG GCTCCGGATGGCGTTCGGAAGTGTATTGTTGCCACCAACATTGCTGAGACCTCTCTGACTGTCGATGGCATCATGTTTGTTATTGATTCTGGTTATTGTAAACTAAAG GTCTTCAACCCCAGGATTGGCATGGATGCTCTGCAGATCTACCCCATCAGCCAGGCCAATGCCAACCAGAGGTCGGGGCGAGCCGGCAGGACGGGCCCAGGTCAGTGTTTCAG GCTCTACACCCAGAGCGCCTACAAGAATGAGCTCTTGACCACCACGGTGCCCGAGATCCAGCGGACCAACCTGGCCAACGTGGTGCTGCTGCTCAAGTCCCTGGGGGTGCAGGACCTGCTGCAGTTCCACTTCATGGACCCGCCCCCGGAGGACAACATGCTCAACTCCATGTATCAGCTCTGGATCCTCGGGGCCCTGGACAACACAG GCGGTCTGACCTCGACCGGGCGGCTGATGGTGGAGTTCCCGCTGGACCCGGCCCTGTCCAAGATGCTCATCGTGTCCTGTGACATGGGCTGCAGCTCCGAGATCCTGCTCATCGTCTCCATGCTCTCGGTCCCAGCCATCTTCTACAGGCCCAAG GGCCGAGAGGAGGAGAGCGATCAAATCCGGGAGAAGTTCGCAGTCCCTGAGAGTGACCATCTGACCTACCTGAATGTCTACCTGCAGTGGAAGAACAACAATTACTCTACCATCTGGTGTAACGATCATTTCATCCATGCCAAGGCCATGCGGAAG GTCCGGGAGGTGCGGGCTCAGCTCAAGGACATCATGGTGCAGCAGCGGATGAGCCTGGCCTCGTGTGGCACCGACTGGGACATTGTCAGAAAGTGTATCTGTGCTGCCTATTTCCACCAGGCAGCCAAGCTCAAG GGAATCGGGGAGTATGTGAATATCCGGACAGGCATGCCCTGCCACCTGCACCCCACCAGCTCCCTCTTTGGAATGGGCTACACCCCAGACTACATTGTGTATCACGAGTTGGTCATGACCACCAAG GAGTACATGCAGTGTGTGACTGCTGTGGACGGAGAGTGGCTGGCAGAGCTGGGCCCCATGTTCTACAGCGTGAAACAGGCAGGAAAGTCTCGGCAG GAGAACCGCCGACGGGCCAAAGAGGAAGCCTCTGCCATGGAGGAGGAGATGGCACTGGCCGAGGAGCAGCTGCGGGCCCGGCGGCAGGAGCAGGAAAAGCGCAGTCCCCTGGGTAGTGTCAG GTCTACAAAGATCTACACCCCAGGTCGGAAAGAGCAAGGGGAACCCATGACCCCTCGCCGCACACCAGCCCGCTTTGGGCTCTGA